The Acidimicrobiia bacterium genome segment CCACCGGCGACCGGCTCCTCGACGCCGACGCCGAGCGCTGCTACCTCGAGCGGCTCATCCCGCTGGCCGCGGTCGTGACCCCGAACCGTCGGGAGGCCGCCGCGCTGGTCGGCGGGGCCGTCACCACGCTCGACGAGCAGCGCGACGCCGCGGCCGCGCTCGCTGCCGTCGGGCCCGCGGCCGTGGTCGTCACCGGTGGCGACGGCGACCCGGGCGAGGACGCGGTCGACGTGGTCGTGGGCGTCGACGGGCTGACGGAGCTGCGCTGCCCCCGCCTGGCGACCGTGAACACGCACGGGTCGGGGTGCAGCTTCGCCTCGGCCGTGGCCGCGGGGCTGGCGTCGGGACGGCCGGTCGCCGACGCCCTGCGGGCGGCCAAGGCCTTCGTCTACGACGCCATCCGAGCCGGCGCGGGCTGGCACCTCGGGTCCGGGCACGGGCCCTTGAACCACTTCCGATGGGAGGAGACCCCATGACGACCACCCCGACCGCGCTCACCCGCCGCAAGGTCTACGTCGACGGGCCGGGCGGCCTCCGGGTGCCGTTCTGCGAGGTGCCGCTCGACGGCGGCGAGCCGCCGGTGCGCCTCTACGACACCAGCGGCCCCGGCTCCGATCCCCAGGTGGGGCTGCCGCCGACCCGTCGGCCCTGGGTCCTCGGGCGCGAGGACGTCGAGGAGTACGCCGGCCGCGCCGTCGATCCCCGAGACGACGGGCGCGGCGCGCGGCGTCGGGGCGCCCCGACCGAGCCCTTCACCGGCGAGCGTCGGCCGCCGCTGCGCGCCCGCGCCGGGCGCCGGGTGACGCAGCTGCACTACGCGCGGCGGGGCGACGTGACCCCGGAGATGGCGTTCGTGGCCACCCGCGAGGGGGTGGAGCCCGAGCTCGTGCGGGACGAGGTCGCGCGCGGCCGGGCGATCATCCCCGCCAACGTGAACCACGCCGAGTCGGAGCCGATGGTCATCGGCCGGGCGTTCCTCGTGAAGGTGAACGCGAACATCGGGAACTCGGCCGTCACGTCGTCGATCGCTGAGGAGGTCGACAAGATGACGTGGGCGACGCGCTGGGGCGCCGATACGGTCATGGACCTCTCGACCGGTCGCGACATCCACACGACGCGGGAGTGGATCATCCGGAACTCGCCGGTGCCGATCGGGACGGTGCCGATCTATCAGGCGCTCGAGAAGGTGGACGGGCAGGCCCAAGAGCTGTCCTGGGACGTGTACCGCGACACGATCGTCGAGCAGTGCGAGCAGGGCGTCGACTACATGACCGTCCACGCGGGCGTGCGGCTGCGCTACGTGCCGCTGACGGCCCGGCGCGTGACCGGCATCGTCAGCCGCGGCGGCTCGATCCTGGCCGCCTGGTGCCTGGCACACCACCAGGAGAACTTCCTCTACGAGCACTTCGACGAGCTCTGCGAGATCTTCGCCGCCTACGACGTCGCCTTCTCGCTCGGGGACGGGCTCCGACCCGGCTGCATCGCCGACGCCAACGACGACGCCCAGTTCGCCGAGCTGCGGACGCTCGGGGAGCTGACCGAGCGGGCCTGGCGCCAGGACGTCCAGGTCATGATCGAGGGGCCCGGGCACGTCCCGATGCACAAGATCAAGGCGAACGTGGACCTCGAGTCCGAGCTGTGCCACGAGGCGCCGTTCTACACGCTCGGTCCGCTCACGACGGACGTCGCCCCGGCGTACGACCACATCACGTCGGCGATCGGCGCGGCGATGATCGCCATGCACGGCACGGCGATGCTCTGCTACGTCACGCCGAAGGAGCACCTCGGCCTCCCGGACCGGGACGACGTCAAGGACGGCGTCATCGCCTACAAGATCGCCGCGCACGCGGCCGACCTCGCCAAGGGACACCACGGGGCGCAGGTGTGGGACGACGCGCTCTCGAAGGCCCGGTTCGAGTTCCGGTGGCAGGACCAGTTCGAGCTCTCGCTCGACCCCGACACGGCGCGCGCCTATCACGACGAGACGCTGCCGGCCGAGCCCGCGAAGACCGCGCACTTCTGCTCCATGTGCGGGCCGAAGTTCTGCGCCATGCAGATCACCCAGGACGTGCGGGCCTACGCGGCGGAGCACGGCGTCGGCGACTGGGAGGCCATCGAGCTGGGCTTGAAGGAGAAGGCCGACGAGTTCGTGTCGTCGGGCGCCGAGGTCTACCAGCCGCGTGGCGACTGAGGGAGCGGGCGGCGCGTGAACGACGCTGCCGCGCCGAAGACGGTCGACGTCGACCGGGCGGTGGGCCTCACGCTCGGCTGGGAGGACGGGACCACGACGCGCGTCGACCTCGAGTCGCTGCGGCGGGGCTGCCCGTGCGCGGAGTGCCGCACCCGACGGGAGCGGGGCCAGCCGGTGTGGCCGGTGCCGTCGTCACCGCGGCCGCTGCGGATCGTCGACGCGGAGCTCGTCGGCGGCTGGGGGCTCGGCGTGACCTGGAACGACGGGCACCGCACGGGGATCTACAGCTGGGCGCTGCTGCGCGCGGGCTGAGCCGGCACCGGGGCCGGGGCGTGGCGTCGGCGGCCGGTCGGTGCGCCCTCGAGCATGAAGATGGAGCCCCAAGGAAGCTTGGCTCAGCTGCCCCTTTCGGAACCGCTTCGCTCGCCCCCTCGGGACTCCACGGTGACCGTAAGCCCGCGCCGGCCGGCCGTCAAGGGGCAAGTGCCGGGCTCGGCGGCGGGGCGGCGCCGGGCACGATGACGGCGCGGAGGGGCCGCTCGTGCCCGTGCGCGAGGTCCTCGAGCAGCTCGGTCACGTCGGGCACCGCCAGCGGCGCCAGGCGGGCGGGCAGGCCGGTCAGGCGCGTGTCGTGGGCGAGGAGCCGCAGCGCGGCCGCGTAGGCGGCGGTGTCGACCCCGCGGGCCCCGAGGACGCGGAGCTCCTTGAAGACGAGCAGGTCAGGGTTGAACCCCTCGACGGTGGCGCCGCGCGTGCCGGCCACCACCACCGTGCCGCCGGGGCGGGCCAGCGCGAGCGCCTGCCCGAAGGCCGCGGGCGCGGCGGCGGTGACGTCGACCACGACGTCCGCGAGCTGCCCGGCGTCGCGGCGGAGCGCCGCCACCGGGTCCTCGGCGGTGACGTCGACCGCCACCGCGCCGAGGCGCTCGGCGAGGGCGAGGCGGCGCTCGTCGGCGGGGCCCGACCCGGTGACGAGCACGAACGCGGCGCCGGCGTCCCGAGCGGCGACGAGCGCGCACAGGCCGCGGATACCCGGGCCCAGCACGGCCACGACCGCGCCCGGCTCGAGCTCGGGGAGCTGGACCGCCCACCGCAGCCCGGCGCCGAGCGGGTTGAACAGCGTGGCCGCGACCGGGTCGAGGCGGGCGGGGACGCGGTGCAGGCGAGCGTCGCGCGAGACCACGACGTGGGTCGCGTACCCACCCCAGAGGCCGGGGCCGACGTCGACCGGGGTGCCGCCGTACATGTCGCGCAGCCCATGCCGGGCGCACAGCATCGACGCGCCCCGCCGGCAGTGGTCGCAGGTCCCGCAGGCTTGGAACACCTCGACCGCCACCCGGTCGCCGGCGGCGAGGTCTCGGGCCGCCCGCGCCTCGGGCGTGATCGTGTCGATCGTGCCGACGATCTCGTGGCCGGGGATGAACGGGGCGCCGACGGGCAGGGCGCCGGTGAACTGCTCGTGGTCGGTGCCGCAGAGACCGCACGCCTCGACCCGGAGCCAGGCCTCGCCGGGCTCGAGGTCACGGAGCGGGAGCTGGCGACGCTCGAGCCGGCGCGGCCCGGTGAGCACCAGCGCCGTGGCGGCCTCCACCCGCCGGCACGGTAGCGGTCACCCGCCGGCGGCCGCGACCGTCCCGCCGCGGCGCTAGGCGTGCTGGGTGGGGAGGTGCTGGACGAGGGGCGGCGCCTCGTCGCGCGTCGCGCACTCGCGGGCCACGAGCTTGTCGCTGAGGCCCCGGACCGGCAGCGCCGGCACGCTGAGACGGGGCCGGGTGAGGTCGAGCGTGCCGGTGAGGTCGGAGGTGACGCTGCGACGCCACGCCGACAGGTTCGGCACCTCGACGCCGAAGCGGGCCTCGAGGAAGCGGAGCAGCGACGTGTGGTCGCCCGGGTCCGAGTTGATGCGCCCGCCCCGGCTGAACGGGGAGACGACGAGCAGCGGGACTCGGAACCCGAGGCCGATGGGGCCGTTGATGCCGCCGGCGCCCGCGGGCAGCGGGCTCGTGGTCACGTACTCGTCGGGGGTGCCGGGGGGCGCCGTCGGCGGCGCGACGTGGTCGAAGAACCCGCCGTTCTCGTCGAAGGTGACGAAGAGGACGGTCTGGGCCCACACCTTCGGGTTGCGCAGGAGGGTCTCGACCACGGTGCCGACGACCCGGGCGCCGGTGTTCGACGGCGCCGGCGGGTGCTCGTCCTGCTGCGGCGGGGCGAGGACCCAGCTGACCGACGGCAGCGTCCCGGCCTCGACGTCGGCGAGGAAGTCCTGGGGATAGGTGGGCACGAACGCGTTCCGGTACAGCACCGAGCCGGGGTCCGAGTACTGGCGGTAGCGGACCAGGATGTTGTTCGTGAGCGTGGTGTCCGCCAGGCTCCCGGGCGCCTGGTACACCTTCCACGACACGCCCTGGGCCTGGAGCCGCTCCGGCATCGTCGTCCACGTGTACAGGGCCGAATTCGTGACGACCTGAGACGGCGCGATCGCGCTGACGTTGGCGGCGTTCGTCACCACGGGCCCGCCCGCCTGCCCGTTCGGGTCGATCGTCGCCGACATCCAGTAGTGCCGGTTCGGGTCGGTCGGCGCCATGACCGAGCAGAAGTAGTGGTCGCAGAGCGTGAAGGCGTCGGCGAGCGCGTAGTAGAGGGGCAGGTCGGCGCGCGTGTAGTAGCCCATGATCTGCGGCGCGGCGAGCGGTCCATCGTTCCTCGTCAGCGAGTGCGTCGTGACCCAGCGGTCCATCGCACCCTGGTTCCAGGACTGGTGCTGAGCGACCCACTCGTGCGACGGGTTGTCGGTGCACGCGGCGTGCATCGTGGCGGTGTCGAGGTGCCACGGGAGCAGCTGGCCTCGCGGCGAGCCGGTGGTGCGCCGCGGGTCGACCTGCGCGAAGACGCCGGGCGAGCCGCGGGGGTGGTCGTCGAAGCCGCGCCCGTGCCGGTAGGAGCCGAAGTAGTGGTCGTAGGAGCGGTTCTCCTGCATGAGGATCACCACGTGCTGGATCTGGCGCAGCTGCTCGGGGGTCGGCGCCGCGGCCCGGCTCGGCGGGGCCGGCAGTCGGGGCACCGCCCGCACCGCCCGTGGCCACGGTCGGAGCGCGACCCCGGCGCCGACGAGCGCGGCGCTCCGCAGGAAGTCCCGCCGGTCCATCAGCGCCGCGCCCCGGGCAGGCGGACGGCCGCCGGCACGCGCGGCCGGCGGCGGGCCTCGGGCCCGCCGCGCCGGTGCGGGCGCGACACCACGTGGCCACTCATCGTCCCGCTCCCCCCGTTCGAGCCGGCGCGGCCTCCCCCTGTCCGACCGCGCCGCTCAGCGTACGAGGTCAGCCCCGACCCCGCCGGGGGCGTCGGCCGGGCGACCGGCGCTCGCGTAACCTGCCGTGGGCGCACGACGGGAGCCGCGATGCGGATCGGGATCTTCGGCGGGGACGCCGCGAACGGTCCGATCAGCGCCATCACCGACCGGGCGCGCACCGCCGCCGCCGACGGGTTCGCGACGTTCTGGCTGCCGCAGATCTTCGGCGTCGACGCGCTGACCGCGCTGGCGGTCGTCGGCCACGAGGTGGGACGGATCGAGCTCGGCACCGCCGTCGTCCCGACGTACCCCCGTCACCCGGTGGTGCTGGCGCAGCA includes the following:
- a CDS encoding zinc-binding dehydrogenase; the encoded protein is MEAATALVLTGPRRLERRQLPLRDLEPGEAWLRVEACGLCGTDHEQFTGALPVGAPFIPGHEIVGTIDTITPEARAARDLAAGDRVAVEVFQACGTCDHCRRGASMLCARHGLRDMYGGTPVDVGPGLWGGYATHVVVSRDARLHRVPARLDPVAATLFNPLGAGLRWAVQLPELEPGAVVAVLGPGIRGLCALVAARDAGAAFVLVTGSGPADERRLALAERLGAVAVDVTAEDPVAALRRDAGQLADVVVDVTAAAPAAFGQALALARPGGTVVVAGTRGATVEGFNPDLLVFKELRVLGARGVDTAAYAAALRLLAHDTRLTGLPARLAPLAVPDVTELLEDLAHGHERPLRAVIVPGAAPPPSPALAP
- the thiD gene encoding bifunctional hydroxymethylpyrimidine kinase/phosphomethylpyrimidine kinase → MTPPVALTIAASDSGGGAGVQADLKTFAALGVFGAAAITALTAQNTAAVCGRWPVDAAVVAAQVDAVLADLPVAAVKTGLLATVDTVGVVADAAASGRLPNLVVDPVMVASTGDRLLDADAERCYLERLIPLAAVVTPNRREAAALVGGAVTTLDEQRDAAAALAAVGPAAVVVTGGDGDPGEDAVDVVVGVDGLTELRCPRLATVNTHGSGCSFASAVAAGLASGRPVADALRAAKAFVYDAIRAGAGWHLGSGHGPLNHFRWEETP
- a CDS encoding LLM class flavin-dependent oxidoreductase, coding for MRIGIFGGDAANGPISAITDRARTAAADGFATFWLPQIFGVDALTALAVVGHEVGRIELGTAVVPTYPRHPVVLAQQALTTQAAVGGRLALGIGLSHQLVIEGMYGYSFERPVRHLREYLEVLVPLVRGDGATFDGDTVRAHVAL
- a CDS encoding alkaline phosphatase family protein — protein: MDRRDFLRSAALVGAGVALRPWPRAVRAVPRLPAPPSRAAAPTPEQLRQIQHVVILMQENRSYDHYFGSYRHGRGFDDHPRGSPGVFAQVDPRRTTGSPRGQLLPWHLDTATMHAACTDNPSHEWVAQHQSWNQGAMDRWVTTHSLTRNDGPLAAPQIMGYYTRADLPLYYALADAFTLCDHYFCSVMAPTDPNRHYWMSATIDPNGQAGGPVVTNAANVSAIAPSQVVTNSALYTWTTMPERLQAQGVSWKVYQAPGSLADTTLTNNILVRYRQYSDPGSVLYRNAFVPTYPQDFLADVEAGTLPSVSWVLAPPQQDEHPPAPSNTGARVVGTVVETLLRNPKVWAQTVLFVTFDENGGFFDHVAPPTAPPGTPDEYVTTSPLPAGAGGINGPIGLGFRVPLLVVSPFSRGGRINSDPGDHTSLLRFLEARFGVEVPNLSAWRRSVTSDLTGTLDLTRPRLSVPALPVRGLSDKLVARECATRDEAPPLVQHLPTQHA
- the thiC gene encoding phosphomethylpyrimidine synthase ThiC yields the protein MTTTPTALTRRKVYVDGPGGLRVPFCEVPLDGGEPPVRLYDTSGPGSDPQVGLPPTRRPWVLGREDVEEYAGRAVDPRDDGRGARRRGAPTEPFTGERRPPLRARAGRRVTQLHYARRGDVTPEMAFVATREGVEPELVRDEVARGRAIIPANVNHAESEPMVIGRAFLVKVNANIGNSAVTSSIAEEVDKMTWATRWGADTVMDLSTGRDIHTTREWIIRNSPVPIGTVPIYQALEKVDGQAQELSWDVYRDTIVEQCEQGVDYMTVHAGVRLRYVPLTARRVTGIVSRGGSILAAWCLAHHQENFLYEHFDELCEIFAAYDVAFSLGDGLRPGCIADANDDAQFAELRTLGELTERAWRQDVQVMIEGPGHVPMHKIKANVDLESELCHEAPFYTLGPLTTDVAPAYDHITSAIGAAMIAMHGTAMLCYVTPKEHLGLPDRDDVKDGVIAYKIAAHAADLAKGHHGAQVWDDALSKARFEFRWQDQFELSLDPDTARAYHDETLPAEPAKTAHFCSMCGPKFCAMQITQDVRAYAAEHGVGDWEAIELGLKEKADEFVSSGAEVYQPRGD
- a CDS encoding DUF971 domain-containing protein, producing the protein MNDAAAPKTVDVDRAVGLTLGWEDGTTTRVDLESLRRGCPCAECRTRRERGQPVWPVPSSPRPLRIVDAELVGGWGLGVTWNDGHRTGIYSWALLRAG